From the Hyphomicrobiaceae bacterium genome, the window TTTCTAAGCTCCGCGATCTTCGCCAATGGCAAAGAATCAGGCTTCAACTCGCCCCATGACTGGACGAATTCGGAAGCTTTGACGTCGGGAACGGCTGGATACTCACCGTCTGCGTCGGCGTAGATCTTCTGCGCGTCGTCGGAGACGAGGTACTCCATCAGCTTCATTGCATTGTCTTTGTTTGGTGCGTTGGCCAGCAGCGACATCCCCGAGATATTGACGTGCGTTCCGCGATCGTTGGCGTTGGGGAACAGGATCTTTACGGCGTCAGCCCACTCTTTTTGGGCCGGGATCTTTTGCATGGCGACCATGTAGTATGTGTTGCCGATGGCGAGATCGCACAGGCCGGCTTTGACGTCCCGAACCTGCTCGCGGTCGCCGCCCGCTGGTTTGCGCGCGAGGTTGGCCTTGACGCCATTGAGCCAGGCTTCCGCTTTCTCCTCGCCCAGATGCGCGATCATCGCGGCAATGAGCGAGACGTTGTAGGTGTGTTGGCCCGAGCGGGAACAGATCTTGCCGCGCCATTTCGGATCGGCGAGCTCCTCATAGGTGATGGTGTCTTGCGCCACGCGATCCTTAGAGGCGTAAACAATACGCGCGCGACGGGTCAGGCCAATCCAATGGCCCTGTGGATCGCGCAGCGAAGCGGGGATCTGCTTTTCTATGACCGTGGAAGAGACCGGCGCGGTAACGCCGGCGTTGACAGCCTGAATGAGCAGGCCGAATTCGTTTGTAAGCAGAACGTCGGCGGGACTGTTCTGGCCCTCAGCGGTGATCCGCTCGACAAGGCCCGACCCGGCATAAATGACGTTGGTCTTGATGCCAGTCTTGGCCGTAAAGTCCTTGAGCAGCGGGTCGATGAGCTTGGGCTCGCGATAGGAGTAGATGTTAACGGCTCCGTCCGCGCGCGCGGTGTCATCAACCGCGAACGCTGCAAGTGAGAGGGTGATGGCAAGGCAGGAGAGGAAGCCGCGCGAAAAGGCGCGTGGGGCATGTGTCATCGTTCAGCTCCAATATTCGGGGTTCAAGGCCCCGGTATCGGGTTGACGCGGCTTATGCCGCGCCAGCGCACAAAAAGCGCTTGTACGCGAGTTAGCCTGTTCTGAACGGCTGGGTCAACGTTCAACGTGTCGCTCTGCGAACCTTAGAATCTTTATAAATTTCAAAAGCGTGGAGCGGCGGATCCGTAAGCGCGCTCGATGTGCTTCAAGATGGGAAGGTGATGAGGACGGCAGTCCCTTTTCCCGGTGCGCTATCAACGTCGACGGTAGCCGACATTGCTTCCGCCAATCGCCGCACCAGGGGAAGGCCAATTCCGTACCCGCCTCCAGCCCGGGGCACGCCAAAGCTGTCGCGCTCGAAGAACGCGGCTGTGATCTCGTCCTCGCTCATGCCCTGG encodes:
- a CDS encoding Fe(3+) ABC transporter substrate-binding protein; the encoded protein is MTHAPRAFSRGFLSCLAITLSLAAFAVDDTARADGAVNIYSYREPKLIDPLLKDFTAKTGIKTNVIYAGSGLVERITAEGQNSPADVLLTNEFGLLIQAVNAGVTAPVSSTVIEKQIPASLRDPQGHWIGLTRRARIVYASKDRVAQDTITYEELADPKWRGKICSRSGQHTYNVSLIAAMIAHLGEEKAEAWLNGVKANLARKPAGGDREQVRDVKAGLCDLAIGNTYYMVAMQKIPAQKEWADAVKILFPNANDRGTHVNISGMSLLANAPNKDNAMKLMEYLVSDDAQKIYADADGEYPAVPDVKASEFVQSWGELKPDSLPLAKIAELRKKASELVDKVHFDAGPNS